The segment CTTTACGCTGGAGAGTCTGCGATCGCACATCAGCACGGTGTTTCAAGAGACCACTCTGTTCTCGGGCACGATTTTCTCTAACATCACCTACGCCAGGGCCGAGGCCACCCTGAGCGAAGTGGTCGAAGCCGCCAAGGCCGCCCAGATTCACGAGTTTGTCATGGGCCTGCCCGAGGGTTACGACACCCTGGTGGGGGAGCGGGGGGTGGGGCTTTCGGGGGGGCAAAAGCAGCGGATTGCGATCGCCCGTACCCTGCTGACCGACTACAGCATTCTCATCCTCGACGACAGCACCTCCGCCGTCGATGCCCAGACCGCCGCCCAGATCCAGACGGCCCTCGACGACCTGATGCGCCGCCGCACCTGCACCGCCTTTGTGGTGGCCCAGCGGATCAGCACCGTGCGCAATGCCGATCGCATTCTGCTGATGGACAAGGGCCGCCTGGTGGCCCAGGGTACCCATGAACACCTGATGGCCACCAGTCCCCTCTACGGCGCAATTCTAGAATCCCAGGTGGGCACCGCGTCGGCTGTGCCCCCAAGCCCCTGAGCCGTTAGCCGCTGGGGCGAGAACCCGCTGGAGATTTTTAGCGTTGGCGATCGCTCTAGGGTGACTGCTTTGCCAGGCTCAGATCGGCGGTGAGCCAGTCGATAAACTGCCGCGCCGTGCGGCCCGACCGCCCGTTGTGGCGGGTGGCCCACTGGAGGGCGCGGGCGGTGAGGTCGTCCTCTGGCAGGGCAATGTTGGCCTGCTGGGCCAGGTGGTGGACAATGGCCAGGTAGGTGGGCTGGTCGGCGGGCTCAAAGGTGAGGGTGAGGCCAAAGCGATCGCTAAACGAGAGCTTTTCCTGCACCGTGTCCCACGACTGCACCTCGTCCTGGTCGCTGGGGCGGGGGCGATCGCTAAAGTATTCGCGCACCAGGTGGCGGCGGTTGGAGGTGGCGTAGACCACCAGGTTGGCGGGGCGGGCGGTGGTGCTGCCCTCAAGCACGACTTTGAGGGCTTTAAAGGTGTCATCGTCCTCCTCAAAGGAGAGGTCGTCTACAAAAATAATAAATTTTTGCGGACGCGATCGCCCATGGGGGCCAGCCTCCGGCCAGCGCAACGTTTCCACAATCTGGGGTAGGGCCTGTAGCTCGGCCTTGGCCACCTCCACCAGCCGCAGCCCCGCGTCGGCGTACTCATTCACCAGGGCCTTGACCAGCGACGACTTGCCCGTGCCGCGACTGCCGTAGAGCAGCACATTGAGCGCCGGGTAGCCCTTCAGCAGGGCCAGGGTATTTTGCACCAGCTGCTGCCGGGGGTAGTCGTAGGCGGTGAGCTGATCGAGGCGAATGGGGTCGGGGTCGGCAATGGCGCAGAGCTGACCCCGGTGCCAGGTAAAGGCGCGGTACTGGGCCAGCAGCCCTGAACCGTGGCGGCGGTAGTGGTGGGCTAGCGATGCCGCCGCCTCGGCCCAGGGGGCGGCCTGGGGCAGCACCAGCGGCGGGGCGGCGGTCGCATCAGTGGCCCAGGCCACCGGAGCCTCAGGGATTTGGGCGATCGCCTGTACCCACCCCGCCACCGTTGCGCCGCTGAGCTGGTAGAGCGCTTGCAGAGTGCTCAAATCGCGGCGAGCTGCCGCCACCAGGGCAGCGGGCAGCTGGGCAAACTCCGTGCGCTGGGCCTGAAGGGTAAAGGGGTTTTCGGCGTAGGCGATCTGTCGGAGCAGGTAGTCGCTCCAGCCGGCTTCGCTGGTGGCCAATGCCTGAAACCAGGTGCCGTAGGCGCGCAGACTGAGGGCCCCGTCGCCCACCTCTAGAGCGTTTAGCAGCGCTAAAAAGGCCGCGCCCACGGGTGGGGTGAACACCGAGCTGTAGAGCAGCAGTCCGTCAATGGACTGGCGGTAGTGCCGCACCTCGCTCTGGACGATGGCTAACTCACTGGTGTCGGGGCGATCGCGCATTCTGACCGTGCTCTACGTCAATGAATTTCCTGAACCAGGTTCCTGGCGAGAGAGTTAGAGGCCCCTGCTTCCTAGCTGAAACGCTTGAATGTTTCAACGTTGAAACGTTCAAGCGTTTCAGGAGAAATGTCTCAGCCAAACAGTCTACAGCTACAGAACCGACGCCATCTAGCTCTAGGTCTCGATCTCGGCCTTCATGCGCTCCAGGGTCTGCTGCATCTGCTGAAACATCATATCGGGGGTCATGCCAAACTGACCCAGCTGGGTCTTGAGCTGTTCGACGGTCATCTGGGCCTGAAAGTCTTCGGAGAGCTCAAAGCGCTTCATAAAGATGTGGTAGCGCTCCATCATGGTTTCCATCTGGGCAATGTACATCTTCTTGCCCTCGCGGTCGAACTTGCCGTAGCCGCTCCCCAGCTGCACCAGCGACTGGTAGTCCTGGAACAGCTGCATGGCCTCTTGCTGGACAATTTCCGAATCAAAAAATCCCATGGTTTTACACTCAGCCCTAACGTGAGCAACAGCAGCGATACCCCGGTGGGCAACCGGATGTCATCTGTCTCTACAATCTGTATATATATAGAGCCTAAGGTCAGGGCTAACCCCCGGCCAAGGGTAGATAACCCTACTTAAATTCAAAGACTTGCCGCTGGGCGCTAGAATCGTATAGCTGATTGGCACCACAGACTTTACGCCGCCAGCGCGCTGTACGTTCGAGAGAAACTCCATGTCACAAGGTCAAGGATTTGGGTTTGGGTTAGGCAAAATGAAGGAACTCACCGAAGCCTTCAAAAAAGCCCAGCAGATTCAAGAGGGGGCCAAGCAGCTGCAAGAAGAGCTGGAGCAGATGGAGATCGAAGGTGAATCGGGCGGTGGCCTGGTCAAGGTCACCATGAGCGGTAACCAGGAACCCAAGAACGTGACCATTGCCCCCGAAGCCCTCAACGAAGGGGCCGAAGTGCTCTCTGACCTGGTGGCTACGGCGATGAAAGACGCCTACGAAAAATCGACGGCCACCATGCGCGATCGCATGGAGCTGCTCACTGGCGGCCTCAACCTGCCCGGTCTGTAGGGCTCGACGGCCAGCGCTATGACCACCCGCCTTTTGTTTGTGTGCCTGGGCAATATCTGCAGGTCGCCCTCGGCAGAAAACATCATGAACCACCTGATCGAGCAGCGGCAGCTGGGCGATCAGGTGGTGTGCGACTCGGCGGGCACCGCCAGCTACCATGTGGGCAGCGCCCCCGATCGCCGCATGACCCAGGCCGCCAGAGCCTACGGTATTGACCTGGTGGGCCGGGCTCGCCAGTTCGACCGCTTTGACTTCGACCGCTTCGACTACATTTTGGCCATGGATCGCCAAAACTACCGCGACATTGTGGCCCTTGACCCTGCCGGTCAGCATCGCGACAAAGTGCGGCTGATGTGCGATTTTTGCCGCACCCACCCCGACAGAGATGTTCCTGATCCCTACTACGGTGGCCCTGAGGGGTTTACCTACGTCATCGATCTTCTGCTAGATGCCTGCGAAGGGCTGCTCGACCACATTACAGACCATCCCGTAGCTGTGCTTCCCTAGCGGCTTTTCTGCCTACCGTGACCTGCAACGGCCCCGTCTCATGCTTTCTTTTGTGACAACTGTGCGCCCCTGGCGGCGGATTGGTCTGGCCTGGGCGCTGGGGCTGCTGGGATCGCTGGCCACGGCGCTCCCCGGCCACACCGCCGAAAATTTGATCGTCACCTTTGGGATTTTGCAGCGCTCCATCCCCATTGCCGATCTGGAGCAGTTTGCAACTACGGGCGAACTTACCCCCCAGCTGCAAATCTATCGGCGACAGCTGCAAATCTCTGATGAGCAACTCGCCCAAATTCAGGAGGTGTTGAGCACTCCGGTGTCCCTGAGCCCGGTGGCAGTGGCCCAGTTTCTCTACACCGAGCAGGGCATTCTGCTGCTGGAGCAGATTGGTCGGGTGGTGCAAACCCCGGTGCGCCAGGCCAATGTACAGGCCCTGCGGGGGGCGCTGATTTTAGCCGCTGCCGACCCCGATCGCGGCTTTACCCTGGTCAACGTGCTCAGAACCTACCCCACTGAGGCGATGCGTATTGACCTGGCCGAGGGGCTGGCGATCGCCCAGGAGATCAACCAGGCGATTTTGCAGTCGGAGGCGGCCTTTGCCCAGGTGCAGGCGATCGCCGCCGCCGAGGCCGCCGCCAACCCCATAGATGCCGACGCGGTGCTGCAGCTGGTGCAGAGCGAGCGCCAGTACGGCGTCGATCGCATTCAGGTGGTGGTGCCCGGTCTGCCTACCCCCATTCAGCTTTATTTACCCGAGGTACTGCCGGGGCAGCGGCGGCGACCGCCCTCGGGATTTCCCCTGGTGGTGGTCTCCCACGGGCTGGGGGGCACCCTCAACAGCTACAGCTACCTGGGGGAGTATCTGGCCAGCGGGGGCATTGCGATGGCGGCGCTGGAGCATCCGGGCAGCAATAACCAGCAGCTCTATGCCCTGCTGGCGGGGCGCTCAGACGCGGTGGTGCAGGACGAAGAGTTTTTGCGCCGACCGCGGGATGTGTCGCTCACCCTCAACACCTTGAGCCGTCTCAACCAGAGCCCCTCCCCTTTGCAGAGCCAGCTGGATCTAGATCGAGTGGGGATCATTGGTCAGTCCTTTGGGGGCTACACGGCCCTGGCCCTGGCCGAGACTAGCTTTGATATGGCCGGACTGGCGGCGGCCTGTCCCCCCAGCACGCTGTCGTTCAATCCGTCGCTGCTGTTGCAGTGTCAGGCGACGCGGCTGAGCGATCCGGGCAGCAGTTTGGCCGATCCCCGCATCAAGTCGGTGTTTGTCATGAATCCCGTGGGCAGCGTGCTGTTTGGCCCCACGGGCTACGGCCAGATTGAGGTGCCGGTGATGGTGGTGGCGGGCACCGCCGACACGGTGGCTCCGGCCTTTCCCGAGCAGATTGAGCCCTTTACCTGGCTGACTACCCGCGATCGCTACCTGCTGCTGATCAATCAGGGCACCCACTTTTCCACCATCGGCGATATTACCCAGGGCGACCAGCCGCTGACCATTCCGCCGGAAATTATCGGACTGAACCCCGAGCAGGTATGGTCGTACATGCAGGTGTTGGGGCTGGCCTACTTTAAGCTCACCCTGGAGGGCGATCGGCGGTTTCAGCCCGCCCTCACCCCCGCCTTTGCCGCCGCGCTGGGGGGAGAGCCCTACCTGCTCAGCCTGCTGGCAACCCTCACACCCGAGGGGATAGAGGGGTTGCCCGATGCGCCTGAGCTGTCCCCCGCCGATTCCCCAGAGTTGCAGCCAGCGTCGCCAGAAGCGCCCCTATCCCCTACCGTTCCGGCAGATCGACCCTAGGCAAAAACCGTCCCCTGTCCTGTTATGCTCTCAGAGGTGGTATGAGTTCTGGTGCTGCAACGGCTGCAATTATTGGCTGGCGTGAGTGGGTTGCCCTGCCCACCCTGGGGGTTGCTGCCGTCAAGGCTAAAATCGATACCGGAGCGCGATCGTCAACCCTCCACGCCTTCTCGGTGGAGCGGTTTGAGCAGGCGGGCAGGGCGATGGTGCGCTTTCAGGCACACCCCATCCAGCGCAATGATGACTACACTGTCACCGCTGAAGCAGCCCTACTGGAGGAGCGCATGGTGCGCAACTCGGGGGGACAGGCGGAGATGCGGCCAGTGATTGAAACCCTGGTGCAGTTGGGCAGTGCGGTGTGGGCCATTGAGCTAACCCTGACCAATCGCGACGAAATGGGCTTTCGGATGCTGCTGGGGCGACAGGCAGTGCGCCGTCGCTATCTGGTGGATCCAGGGCGTTCTTTTCTGCATCCCCTCTCCGCCTCCGACCAGACTAGACCCGTGTGAGCCATGCTGTTCTCCTCAAGCACTGTCCCCCCCATCACCGTCCCAAGGATGACGTCTAAGGCGCTATGAAAATTGCGATTTTATCCAGGGATGCCACCCTCTATTCGACCCGGCGGCTGAAGCAGGCAGGGGAGGAACGCGGCCATGAAATGCCGGTGATCGATCACCTGCGCTGCTACATGAATATCACCTCCCACCAGCCCAAAGTGATGTACCAAAGCCAGCCGCTTATCGACATTGAGGCGGTGATTCCTCGAATTGGGGCCTCTAATACGTTCTACGGTACGGCGGTGGTGCGCCAGTTTGAGATTATGGGAGTGTTTACGGCCAACACCTCCATGGCGATCTCCCGATCGCGGGACAAGCTCAGGTCGCTCCAGATCATGGCTCGCCGGGGCATTGGCCTGCCGGTGACCGGCTTTGCCCACTCCACCAAAGACATCGACGGCCTGGTGGATATTGTCGGCGGCGCGCCTTTGGTAATCAAGCTGCTAGAGGGCACCCAGGGCATCGGCGTGGTGCTGGCTGAAACCCAGCAGGCGGCCAAGTCGGTAATTGAGGCCTTTCGCGGCCTCGACGCCAACATCCTGGTGCAGGAATTTATTAAAGAAGCGGGCGGCATGGATATCCGCTGCTTTGTAATTGGCGACAAGGTGGTTGCCGCCATGAAGCGTCAGGGGGCTCCTGGCGAGTTTCGCTCCAACCTGCACCGGGGCGGGTCGGCGGCTAAGGTGCGCCTTACCCCGGAAGAGCGCAGCACCGCCATTCGGGCCGCCAAGGCCATGGGCCTGCGGGTGGCCGGGGTGGACCTACTGCGCTCCAACCACGGCCCGGTGGTGATGGAGGTGAACTCGTCGCCGGGCCTCGAAGGCATTGAAAAAGCTACTGATGTGGACGTGGCGGGCAAGATCATTGACTTTGTAGTCAAGCACGCGGCCCCCCACAAAGACCGCGATCGCATCAAATATTAGGGGCTATTAGAGGTGTGTAAGGGGGCAAGGTTTAGAGGCAATGGGCAGCCCAAAATCTACAATCCAAAACCTCTCCCTCAACCGTCACAGTCAAAGGGGCTAAAGTGTCACAGCTTCGCCATGGGCCCGCCACCCCCCTGCAATACCATAACTCTATTGTTGTAAACATCATGCGAGACACCAACGAGGTAACAGCAATGGAGAAGGATGGTTCTGGACAGTCGGGGTACAAAGGGGAGGCCGCTGGTGACGGACGTGGTTCCGGGCGCAGCCTGCGACCCACCGCTAAGTCGCTGGCCCTGGTGATGCTGGGGGCCGGGCTCGCCACCGTCGGCGGGCAGGCCCTCAGCGCCCTGGTGCAGCCCTCGACCAGCAGCCAGCCGACCGCAACCGACGTGTTTTGGGACGGCGGGTTTTGGAACAACGGCAGTGAAGATTCAGACTCTCCCGCCAGTGCTCCTCAGGCCCAAGCCCCTCAGCCCCAGGGCGGCGGCGGTCAAAACGGTCTGGCCATCGCCCCCTCGATCTCTAACCCCAACGTGATTGCCGACATCGTGCGCCAGGTGGAGCCGTCGGTGGTGCGCATCAACGCCACCCGCACGGTGCAGACCAACCTGCCGCCCATGTTCCAGGATCCGTTCTTTCGACAGTTCTTTGGCAACATGCAGATGCCCCAGGGGCAGCAGGTGCAGCGGGGGGTGGGGTCAGGCTTTATCACCTCCGCCGACGGGCAAATTATCACCAATGCCCACGTGGTGGCCGGGGCTGACCAGGTGCAGGTGACCCTGACCGACGGGCGCAGCTTTACTGGCCGGGTGATGGGGGCCGACTCGGTGACCGACGTGGCGGTGATCAAAATTGACGCCAACAATCTGCCCACCGTGTCCATCAGCGACTCTGACCGGCTTCAGTCTGGGGAATGGGCGATCGCCATCGGCAACCCCCTGGGGCTCGACAGCACCGTAACCGCCGGCATTATCAGCGCCACCGGTCGCTCCAGCCGCGAGGTGGGCGTGCCCGACAAGCGAGTTGAGTTCATCCAGACCGATGCTGCCATCAACCCCGGCAACTCCGGCGGGCCGCTGCTCAACCTCAACGGCGAGGTAATTGGGGTCAACACCGCCATCATCCAGGGGGCCCAGGGCATTGGCTTTGCCATTCCCATCAACACGGTGCAGCGCATTAGCGCCCAGCTGATCGAAACTGGCCGGGTGGAGCACGCCTACCTGGGCATTCAGATGGCGAACCTGTCACCGGAGATCAAGGAAAACATCAACAACACCCCCAACCGCCCCTTCACGGTCAATGAAGACGAGGGTGTGCTGATCGTGCGGGTGATGCCCAACTCCCCGGCGGCCCAGGGCGGTCTGCGGGAGGGCGATGTGATTGTGGCGGTCGAGGGCCAGCCCGTGAAAGAGAGTGCCCTGGTGCAGCAGGCGGTGGAGCGCTCCAGGGTGGGGCAAAACCTGGCCCTCACCCTGCGGCGCGATGGCCGAGAGCAGACCATTACGGTGCGTCCCGGCAACGTGCCGGCTCAGTAATGCATCTACCAGGTTTCCCTCTCTACGGCGAAACCGATGCATCGAGGCGCGGCCCAGGCCGCGCCTTTTTTATGCTTCCTGACGGCTCTGGTGGTGCTGGCGACAGACCGCCAGGAGGGCCTGAGCTACCCCAGGGCAGCCCCCCCAGTGCAGATGCAGGTACGAGGCGTGGATGCGATGGGGCCACCAGCCCTCGGCGGCGTGGGGCTGGGCCGCGCCGTAGCGCTTGAGCTGATATAGAGGGACATGGGGCGGGGTTTCTGTTTCCGAGCGGTGAAACTCATGGCCCCAGAGGGTCTGCCCGGCTTCTAGAAGTAGACTGCTTTGGGTCGCCAGGGCGTGACGGTAGCCCAGGGTGAGTCGCCCGGTCATGCGGACGTTGGTGGGCAGTGCACCGACCATGGGCCAGGGGTCACCCTCCAGGTCTACCAAGGTGGTGGCTAGATACATCAGCCCGCCGCACTCGGCATAGACGGGTAACCCTTGGTGAATCAGCGCCTTGAGCGCCGATCGCACCCCCTGGTTGGCGGCCAGTTCGGCGGCAAACATCTCGGGAAAGCCGCCGCCGAAGTACAGCCCGTCGGCCTCGGGGGGCGGCTGCTCGTCGTGCAGCGGGCTCCAGAAAATCAGCTCGGCCCCCAGGGCGGCGAGAATGTCGAGATTGTCGGGGTAGTAGAAGCTGAAGGCGGCGTCTTGGGCGACGGCGATGCGGGGGGTGGGGAGTGGGGGAGATGGGGAAATGGGGAGATGGGGCGGGTGGGGGAGTGGGGGAGTGGGGGCGTTTTGTAAGTCCTTTGGACTGGCTATGCCTACGCAAAGCGTCTCCAGGGGAAAAATTTTGAGTTTTGAGTTTTGAGTTGAGAGGGTGGGGTGGGGGGGAATGGAGAGGAGGGGGGTGAGGGCGGGCCAGTTGAAGCAGGCGTGGCCCAGGTGGGCGAGGCGATTGAGAATTTCGGGCAGATGGGGGAGTTCGGCGGTGGGCACCAGGCCCAGGTGGCGATCGGGGAGGGCGATCGCATCCTGTCGCCGCAAGACTCCCAGAATTGGTAGATCAATACTGGCTAGGGCCTCTTTGAGCAGATCGAGGTGGCGATCGCTGCCCACCCGGTTTAGCACCACCCCGGCGATCTGCACCCTGGGGTCGAGGGTGCGGTAGCCGTGGACGATCGCCAGCACCGATCGCGACAGCCGCCCGCAGTCCACCACCAGCAGCACAGGCAGGTTGAGCAGGCGGGCGATGTGGGCGGTGCTGGCCACATCCGACAGCCCGGTTGCGCCGTCGAACAGGCCCATGACGCCTTCTACCAGGGCAAACTCGGCGTCGTGGCAGCGGTGGGCAAAGCAATGCTGCACGTAGCTCTCTGAGGTGAGAATGGGGTCGAGGTTGTAGCAGGGCCGCCCGGTGGCCTGGCGGTGAAACATTGGGTCGATGTAGTCTGGCCCTACCTTAAACGACTGCACGCGGGAGGACTGCTGCGCCAGGGCCGCCAGCAGGGCCAGGGTGACGGTGGTTTTGCCCACGCCGCTGCGCTCGCCCGCGATCACCAGCCCGCTTGAGAAGATAGCTGCGCTCAACCGAAATCCCTCTACTGCGGATACATCAGGTGTGAATACATCAGCGGGATGGAGCCAGCACAAACCTCCCACGGTGCATCGCTACGCGGAGGCACCCTACGGGCATCCCCAAAATGCAGCTTGATAGGCCACCAGCACAATTTTATCCCGGCCCCGGCAGGGCTACCGACGAGCGCTGAGTTAAATCGCCGGGAGGATTGCCTCTAAAATGAGAGCTATGGATATTCAACTACTTGGCACCCATCTGGCCGA is part of the Nodosilinea sp. PGN35 genome and harbors:
- a CDS encoding RimK/LysX family protein, whose translation is MSSGAATAAIIGWREWVALPTLGVAAVKAKIDTGARSSTLHAFSVERFEQAGRAMVRFQAHPIQRNDDYTVTAEAALLEERMVRNSGGQAEMRPVIETLVQLGSAVWAIELTLTNRDEMGFRMLLGRQAVRRRYLVDPGRSFLHPLSASDQTRPV
- a CDS encoding DUF1825 family protein; the protein is MGFFDSEIVQQEAMQLFQDYQSLVQLGSGYGKFDREGKKMYIAQMETMMERYHIFMKRFELSEDFQAQMTVEQLKTQLGQFGMTPDMMFQQMQQTLERMKAEIET
- a CDS encoding cobyrinate a,c-diamide synthase: MSAAIFSSGLVIAGERSGVGKTTVTLALLAALAQQSSRVQSFKVGPDYIDPMFHRQATGRPCYNLDPILTSESYVQHCFAHRCHDAEFALVEGVMGLFDGATGLSDVASTAHIARLLNLPVLLVVDCGRLSRSVLAIVHGYRTLDPRVQIAGVVLNRVGSDRHLDLLKEALASIDLPILGVLRRQDAIALPDRHLGLVPTAELPHLPEILNRLAHLGHACFNWPALTPLLSIPPHPTLSTQNSKLKIFPLETLCVGIASPKDLQNAPTPPLPHPPHLPISPSPPLPTPRIAVAQDAAFSFYYPDNLDILAALGAELIFWSPLHDEQPPPEADGLYFGGGFPEMFAAELAANQGVRSALKALIHQGLPVYAECGGLMYLATTLVDLEGDPWPMVGALPTNVRMTGRLTLGYRHALATQSSLLLEAGQTLWGHEFHRSETETPPHVPLYQLKRYGAAQPHAAEGWWPHRIHASYLHLHWGGCPGVAQALLAVCRQHHQSRQEA
- a CDS encoding HhoA/HhoB/HtrA family serine endopeptidase, whose protein sequence is MLGAGLATVGGQALSALVQPSTSSQPTATDVFWDGGFWNNGSEDSDSPASAPQAQAPQPQGGGGQNGLAIAPSISNPNVIADIVRQVEPSVVRINATRTVQTNLPPMFQDPFFRQFFGNMQMPQGQQVQRGVGSGFITSADGQIITNAHVVAGADQVQVTLTDGRSFTGRVMGADSVTDVAVIKIDANNLPTVSISDSDRLQSGEWAIAIGNPLGLDSTVTAGIISATGRSSREVGVPDKRVEFIQTDAAINPGNSGGPLLNLNGEVIGVNTAIIQGAQGIGFAIPINTVQRISAQLIETGRVEHAYLGIQMANLSPEIKENINNTPNRPFTVNEDEGVLIVRVMPNSPAAQGGLREGDVIVAVEGQPVKESALVQQAVERSRVGQNLALTLRRDGREQTITVRPGNVPAQ
- a CDS encoding ATP-binding protein, coding for MRDRPDTSELAIVQSEVRHYRQSIDGLLLYSSVFTPPVGAAFLALLNALEVGDGALSLRAYGTWFQALATSEAGWSDYLLRQIAYAENPFTLQAQRTEFAQLPAALVAAARRDLSTLQALYQLSGATVAGWVQAIAQIPEAPVAWATDATAAPPLVLPQAAPWAEAAASLAHHYRRHGSGLLAQYRAFTWHRGQLCAIADPDPIRLDQLTAYDYPRQQLVQNTLALLKGYPALNVLLYGSRGTGKSSLVKALVNEYADAGLRLVEVAKAELQALPQIVETLRWPEAGPHGRSRPQKFIIFVDDLSFEEDDDTFKALKVVLEGSTTARPANLVVYATSNRRHLVREYFSDRPRPSDQDEVQSWDTVQEKLSFSDRFGLTLTFEPADQPTYLAIVHHLAQQANIALPEDDLTARALQWATRHNGRSGRTARQFIDWLTADLSLAKQSP
- a CDS encoding low molecular weight protein-tyrosine-phosphatase, which gives rise to MTTRLLFVCLGNICRSPSAENIMNHLIEQRQLGDQVVCDSAGTASYHVGSAPDRRMTQAARAYGIDLVGRARQFDRFDFDRFDYILAMDRQNYRDIVALDPAGQHRDKVRLMCDFCRTHPDRDVPDPYYGGPEGFTYVIDLLLDACEGLLDHITDHPVAVLP
- a CDS encoding YbaB/EbfC family nucleoid-associated protein, translating into MSQGQGFGFGLGKMKELTEAFKKAQQIQEGAKQLQEELEQMEIEGESGGGLVKVTMSGNQEPKNVTIAPEALNEGAEVLSDLVATAMKDAYEKSTATMRDRMELLTGGLNLPGL
- the rimK gene encoding 30S ribosomal protein S6--L-glutamate ligase; translation: MKIAILSRDATLYSTRRLKQAGEERGHEMPVIDHLRCYMNITSHQPKVMYQSQPLIDIEAVIPRIGASNTFYGTAVVRQFEIMGVFTANTSMAISRSRDKLRSLQIMARRGIGLPVTGFAHSTKDIDGLVDIVGGAPLVIKLLEGTQGIGVVLAETQQAAKSVIEAFRGLDANILVQEFIKEAGGMDIRCFVIGDKVVAAMKRQGAPGEFRSNLHRGGSAAKVRLTPEERSTAIRAAKAMGLRVAGVDLLRSNHGPVVMEVNSSPGLEGIEKATDVDVAGKIIDFVVKHAAPHKDRDRIKY
- a CDS encoding alpha/beta hydrolase, encoding MTTVRPWRRIGLAWALGLLGSLATALPGHTAENLIVTFGILQRSIPIADLEQFATTGELTPQLQIYRRQLQISDEQLAQIQEVLSTPVSLSPVAVAQFLYTEQGILLLEQIGRVVQTPVRQANVQALRGALILAAADPDRGFTLVNVLRTYPTEAMRIDLAEGLAIAQEINQAILQSEAAFAQVQAIAAAEAAANPIDADAVLQLVQSERQYGVDRIQVVVPGLPTPIQLYLPEVLPGQRRRPPSGFPLVVVSHGLGGTLNSYSYLGEYLASGGIAMAALEHPGSNNQQLYALLAGRSDAVVQDEEFLRRPRDVSLTLNTLSRLNQSPSPLQSQLDLDRVGIIGQSFGGYTALALAETSFDMAGLAAACPPSTLSFNPSLLLQCQATRLSDPGSSLADPRIKSVFVMNPVGSVLFGPTGYGQIEVPVMVVAGTADTVAPAFPEQIEPFTWLTTRDRYLLLINQGTHFSTIGDITQGDQPLTIPPEIIGLNPEQVWSYMQVLGLAYFKLTLEGDRRFQPALTPAFAAALGGEPYLLSLLATLTPEGIEGLPDAPELSPADSPELQPASPEAPLSPTVPADRP